One Colius striatus isolate bColStr4 chromosome 8, bColStr4.1.hap1, whole genome shotgun sequence genomic region harbors:
- the SEC31B gene encoding protein transport protein Sec31B isoform X2 yields MKLKEIERAAVQAWSPANNHPIYLATGTSAQQLDASFSTNATLEIFEVDFRDPSLDMKQKGTLPASSRFHKLIWSNFGNGSPESSGVIVGGGDNGVLTMYSVHRILASKSEPVVGQTEKHSGSVRALDFNPFQSNLLASGANDSEIFIWDLNNFSVPMTPGAKSQPHEDVSVVSWNRQVQHILSSAHPSGKAVVWDLRKNEPIIKVSDHSNRMHCSGMAWHPEVATQLVLSSEDDRLPVIQIWDLRFATSPLSQMEGHTRGVLSVSWCQADPELLLSSAKDNRILCWNPGVGEVVYELPVRSQWCFDVQWCPRNPSVFSAATFDGWINVYSVMGGNLEAQQKTQADKISSSFNNLDPFGTGQILPPLQVPEQVAQITSIPPLKKPPKWIRRPVGVSFAFGGKLISFGLTKAPRQQVQQTHPHQVFISQVTTETEFLLRSRELQMALQSGNLLDYCQGKIQTAKLPFDESLWKFLKVNLEQESRTKLLKLLGYSKEDLQKKITSCLSNGIPDKQTLPEADETNAAQSDQPLVNLSDDVAAVSSSSAFFDNLIPQNMSTLEIPVTEDMDGLISQALLLGNFEDAVELCIQAECFADAIILAIAGGEKLLKETQKRYFAKRKTKLSLLLSSIVQQNWKDIVCTSDLRSWKEALAILLTYSKHEDYTQLCDMLGARLESEGGAALSSDACLCYISSGNVERLVECWVKNHETSSPLALQDLIEKVMVLSRSIEMLRGTTGQAPGPVLAERITQYASLLASQGCLAAAMNYLPSSSKELPIEQLRDRLFHAQGENVGHQQPPPFPYTRVNVGVIKHTSPAAKGSSVPEEAAHKADPRHPDKPNYPSSLAPSEPSQPSVPSLFTPQPVPVMSLTPQHVAPPQPSTGPQTSVYSRGPPYPQYNLGLFPATVPGPAVSQTQPFRPAGVRPISPAHFPSQPSLTGQSMPVTAPGVPPPGPALFTPSSVPSSQHPTACPLPVASQSPLGYSSAPFNSPMNVGYPQGGPGAPSTKPLPTASIPPPPIAQEPWTDSSATGGGLQKKKMPEKFTPPAPITAPVMSLPTEPQGVHPQLSRLQESGQSPPGAPKEGSPQYHQLPVERVERKEVPPEHQALKATFEGLVQRCSAVATDPVDPYHRSSELRGKG; encoded by the exons ATGAAACTAAAGGAAATTGAGCGAGCAGCTGTCCAGGCATGGAGTCCAGCAAACAACCACCCCATTTATCTAGCAACAG GAACATCTGCCCAACAACTGGATGCATCCTTCAGTACAAATGCCACCTTGGAAATATTCGAGGTTGACTTCAGGGATCCCTCCCTGGACATGAAGCAGAAAGGAACACTTCCTGCCTCCAGCAG gTTCCATAAGCTGATCTGGAGCAACTTTGGAAATGGGTCTCCAGAGTCCTCTGGAGTGATTGTTGGTGGAGGGGATAATGGTGTATTGACGATGTACAGTGTGCACCGCATCTTGGCTTCAAAGAGTGAGCCTGTAGTTGGGCAGACAGAGAAGCACTCAGGGTCTGTTCGAGCTCTTGACTTCAACCCTTTCCAG AGTAACCTCTTGGCTTCTGGAGCCAATGATTCTGAAATTTTCATCTGGGACTTGAATAACTTCAGTGTGCCTATGACTCCAGGGGCTAAATCCCAG CCTCATGAAGATGTCAGTGTGGTGTCCTGGAATCGACAGGTGCAGCATATCCTATCCTCTGCCCACCCCAGTGGCAAGGCTGTGGTTTGGGACCTCAGGAAGAATGAGCCTATCATCAAAGTCAGTGACCACAGCAACAGA ATGCACTGCTCAGGAATGGCCTGGCATCCTGAAGTTGCAACCCAGCTGGTCCTTTCCTCTGAGGATGACCGCTTGCCAGTGATCCAAATATGGGACTTGCGTTTTGCTACCTCTCCTTTGAGCCAGATGGAAGGGCACACGAG GGGAGTTCTCTCTGTCTCTTGGTGCCAGGCTGACCCCGAGCTGCTGTTGAGTAGTGCCAAAGACAACCGTATCCTGTGCTGGAACCCAGGCGTGGGGGAG GTGGTTTACGAGCTGCCCGTTCGGAGTCAGTGGTGCTTCGATGTCCAGTGGTGTCCTAGGaacccttcagtcttctctgctgCCACTTTCGATGGGTGGATCAACGTTTACTCTGTTATGGGTGGGAACTTAGAAGCTCAGCAGAAGACGCAAGCTGACAAG ATCTCTTCCTCCTTCAACAACCTGGATCCCTTTGGCACAGGACAGatccttcctcctctgcaggTGCCAGAGCAAGTAGCTCAGATCACCTCGATCCCACCATTAAAAAAGCCACCCAAGTGGATTCGCAGACCTGTGGGGGTTTCATTTGCT TTTGGAGGAAAACTTATTTCCTTTGGTCTTACCAAAGCTCCTCGACAGCAAGTGCAGCAGACTCACCCACACCAGGTATTCATCAGTCAAGTCACTACTGAAACTGAATTCCTGCTCCGATCCAGAGAGCTGCAGATGGCCTTGCAGTCAGGGAACCTCCTTGATTACTGCCAGGGCAAGATCCAGACAGCCAAGCTGCCCTTTGATGAGAGCCTTTGGAAATTCTTGAAG GTGAATCTGGAACAGGAGTCCAGGACTAAACTCCTTAAGCTGCTGGGCTACAGTAAAGAGGATCTGCAAAAAAAG ATCACCTCATGTTTGAGTAACGGGATCCCAGATAAACAGACCCTTCCTGAGGCAGATGAGACAAATGCTGCACAGTCCGATCAG CCTTTGGTAAATTTGAGTGACGATGTAGCTGCTGTTTCCTCCTCTTCAGCCTTTTTTGATAACCTCATCCCACAGAATATGAGCACACTGGAGATCCCTGTCACAGAAG ATATGGATGGACTCATCAGCCAAGCCCTTTTGTTGGGGAATTTTGAGGATGCAGTGGAACTGTGCATACAGGCAGAGTGCTTTGCTGATGCCATCATCTTAGCTATAGCTGGTGGGGAGAAACTTCTAAAGGAGACTCAGAAACGCTACTTTGCCAAGCGTAAGACGAAACTGTCCCTG ctgctttcctctatTGTGCAGCAGAACTGGAAAGATATTGTGTGCACAAGTGATCTACGGAGCTGGAAGGAAGCACTGGCCATCTTGTTAACATACTCAAAGCATGAGGACTATACCCAGCTCTGTG ACATGCTGGGTGCCCGCCTGGAGTCGGAGGGAGGTGCAGCCCTGTCCAGTGACGCCTGCCTCTGCTATATCTCGTCAGGCAATGTGGAGAGGTTGGTGGAATGCTGGGTAAAAAACCATGAGACTTCATCACCCCTGGCCCTGCAG GATCTCATAGAGAAGGTGATGGTGCTGAGCAGGTCCATTGAGATGCTCCGAGGCACAACAGGACAAGCGCCAGGCCCGGTCTTGGCAGAACGAATCACCCAATATGCCAGTCTCCTGGCATCACAAGGGTGCTTGGCAGCTGCAATGAATTACCTGCCCAGCAGCTCTAAAGAG CTCCCGATTGAACAGCTCAGAGACCGACTTTTCCATGCTCAAGGAGAGAATGTGGGTCATCAGCAGCCACCTCCCTTTCCCTACACTCGTGTAAATGTAGGTGTCATCAAACACACATCTCCAGCAGCCAAGGGTAGTTCTGTGCCTGAAGAAGCAGCCCACAAAGCAGATCCCAGGCATCCCGATAAG cCCAACTATCCATCATCACTTGCCCCTTCAGAACCGTCTCAGCCTTCAGTGCCTTCTCTCTTCACGCCTCAGCCAGTGCCAGTGATGTCTCTGACACCTCAGCATGTTGCCCCTCCGCAGCCCAGCACGGGTCCACAGACGAGTGTCTATTCCAGAGGGCCCCCGTACCCACAGTACAACTTGGGCTTGTTTCCAGCAACTGTTCCAGGGCCAG CTGTATCACAGACTCAGCCATTCAGACCAGCAGGAGTCAGACCTATTAGTCCTGCTCACTTCCCCAGCCAGCCTTCTCTGACTGGACAGTCCATGCCTGTGACAGCTCCTGGAGTTCCACCACCTGGACCTGCCCTCTTCACTCCATCCTCAGTCCCATCTTCTCAGCATCCCACAGCTTGTCCTCTGCCTGTGGCAAGCCAGTCTCCTCTAGGTTACTCTTCAGCACCTTTCAACTCCCCCATGAATGTGGGTTACCCTCAGGGAGGTCCTGGAGCTCCATCTACCAAGCCACTGCCAACAGCCAgcattcctcctcctcccataG CTCAGGAACCATGGACTGATTCCTCTGCTACAGGAGGAGgccttcagaagaaaaag ATGCCTGAGAAATTTACTCCTCCAGCCCCCATCACAGCTCCAGTAATGAGCCTGCCCACTGAGCCCCAAGGGGTCCATCCTCAGCTGTCCAGGTTGCAAGAATCTGGCCAGTCACCCCCAGGAGCACCCAAGGAGGGCAGCCCACAG TATCACCAGCTACCTGTGGAGAGGGTTGAGAGGAAGGAGGTGCCCCCTGAGCACCAGGCCCTGAAGGCCACGTTTGAAGGGCTGGTGCAACGCTGCTCTGCTGTCGCCACTGACCCA GTAGATCCTTACCACCGATCCTCTGAGCTTAGAGGGAAAGGCTAA
- the SEC31B gene encoding protein transport protein Sec31B isoform X1 gives MKLKEIERAAVQAWSPANNHPIYLATGTSAQQLDASFSTNATLEIFEVDFRDPSLDMKQKGTLPASSRFHKLIWSNFGNGSPESSGVIVGGGDNGVLTMYSVHRILASKSEPVVGQTEKHSGSVRALDFNPFQSNLLASGANDSEIFIWDLNNFSVPMTPGAKSQPHEDVSVVSWNRQVQHILSSAHPSGKAVVWDLRKNEPIIKVSDHSNRMHCSGMAWHPEVATQLVLSSEDDRLPVIQIWDLRFATSPLSQMEGHTRGVLSVSWCQADPELLLSSAKDNRILCWNPGVGEVVYELPVRSQWCFDVQWCPRNPSVFSAATFDGWINVYSVMGGNLEAQQKTQADKISSSFNNLDPFGTGQILPPLQVPEQVAQITSIPPLKKPPKWIRRPVGVSFAFGGKLISFGLTKAPRQQVQQTHPHQVFISQVTTETEFLLRSRELQMALQSGNLLDYCQGKIQTAKLPFDESLWKFLKVNLEQESRTKLLKLLGYSKEDLQKKITSCLSNGIPDKQTLPEADETNAAQSDQPLVNLSDDVAAVSSSSAFFDNLIPQNMSTLEIPVTEDMDGLISQALLLGNFEDAVELCIQAECFADAIILAIAGGEKLLKETQKRYFAKRKTKLSLLLSSIVQQNWKDIVCTSDLRSWKEALAILLTYSKHEDYTQLCDMLGARLESEGGAALSSDACLCYISSGNVERLVECWVKNHETSSPLALQDLIEKVMVLSRSIEMLRGTTGQAPGPVLAERITQYASLLASQGCLAAAMNYLPSSSKELPIEQLRDRLFHAQGENVGHQQPPPFPYTRVNVGVIKHTSPAAKGSSVPEEAAHKADPRHPDKPNYPSSLAPSEPSQPSVPSLFTPQPVPVMSLTPQHVAPPQPSTGPQTSVYSRGPPYPQYNLGLFPATVPGPAVSQTQPFRPAGVRPISPAHFPSQPSLTGQSMPVTAPGVPPPGPALFTPSSVPSSQHPTACPLPVASQSPLGYSSAPFNSPMNVGYPQGGPGAPSTKPLPTASIPPPPIAQEPWTDSSATGGGLQKKKMPEKFTPPAPITAPVMSLPTEPQGVHPQLSRLQESGQSPPGAPKEGSPQYHQLPVERVERKEVPPEHQALKATFEGLVQRCSAVATDPKTRRKLEDTLQRLECLYEKLREQVLSPAILMGLHEIARCIEARNYQQGLLVHTQVVSSSSFSEVSGFMPILKVLMTIAGKLNV, from the exons ATGAAACTAAAGGAAATTGAGCGAGCAGCTGTCCAGGCATGGAGTCCAGCAAACAACCACCCCATTTATCTAGCAACAG GAACATCTGCCCAACAACTGGATGCATCCTTCAGTACAAATGCCACCTTGGAAATATTCGAGGTTGACTTCAGGGATCCCTCCCTGGACATGAAGCAGAAAGGAACACTTCCTGCCTCCAGCAG gTTCCATAAGCTGATCTGGAGCAACTTTGGAAATGGGTCTCCAGAGTCCTCTGGAGTGATTGTTGGTGGAGGGGATAATGGTGTATTGACGATGTACAGTGTGCACCGCATCTTGGCTTCAAAGAGTGAGCCTGTAGTTGGGCAGACAGAGAAGCACTCAGGGTCTGTTCGAGCTCTTGACTTCAACCCTTTCCAG AGTAACCTCTTGGCTTCTGGAGCCAATGATTCTGAAATTTTCATCTGGGACTTGAATAACTTCAGTGTGCCTATGACTCCAGGGGCTAAATCCCAG CCTCATGAAGATGTCAGTGTGGTGTCCTGGAATCGACAGGTGCAGCATATCCTATCCTCTGCCCACCCCAGTGGCAAGGCTGTGGTTTGGGACCTCAGGAAGAATGAGCCTATCATCAAAGTCAGTGACCACAGCAACAGA ATGCACTGCTCAGGAATGGCCTGGCATCCTGAAGTTGCAACCCAGCTGGTCCTTTCCTCTGAGGATGACCGCTTGCCAGTGATCCAAATATGGGACTTGCGTTTTGCTACCTCTCCTTTGAGCCAGATGGAAGGGCACACGAG GGGAGTTCTCTCTGTCTCTTGGTGCCAGGCTGACCCCGAGCTGCTGTTGAGTAGTGCCAAAGACAACCGTATCCTGTGCTGGAACCCAGGCGTGGGGGAG GTGGTTTACGAGCTGCCCGTTCGGAGTCAGTGGTGCTTCGATGTCCAGTGGTGTCCTAGGaacccttcagtcttctctgctgCCACTTTCGATGGGTGGATCAACGTTTACTCTGTTATGGGTGGGAACTTAGAAGCTCAGCAGAAGACGCAAGCTGACAAG ATCTCTTCCTCCTTCAACAACCTGGATCCCTTTGGCACAGGACAGatccttcctcctctgcaggTGCCAGAGCAAGTAGCTCAGATCACCTCGATCCCACCATTAAAAAAGCCACCCAAGTGGATTCGCAGACCTGTGGGGGTTTCATTTGCT TTTGGAGGAAAACTTATTTCCTTTGGTCTTACCAAAGCTCCTCGACAGCAAGTGCAGCAGACTCACCCACACCAGGTATTCATCAGTCAAGTCACTACTGAAACTGAATTCCTGCTCCGATCCAGAGAGCTGCAGATGGCCTTGCAGTCAGGGAACCTCCTTGATTACTGCCAGGGCAAGATCCAGACAGCCAAGCTGCCCTTTGATGAGAGCCTTTGGAAATTCTTGAAG GTGAATCTGGAACAGGAGTCCAGGACTAAACTCCTTAAGCTGCTGGGCTACAGTAAAGAGGATCTGCAAAAAAAG ATCACCTCATGTTTGAGTAACGGGATCCCAGATAAACAGACCCTTCCTGAGGCAGATGAGACAAATGCTGCACAGTCCGATCAG CCTTTGGTAAATTTGAGTGACGATGTAGCTGCTGTTTCCTCCTCTTCAGCCTTTTTTGATAACCTCATCCCACAGAATATGAGCACACTGGAGATCCCTGTCACAGAAG ATATGGATGGACTCATCAGCCAAGCCCTTTTGTTGGGGAATTTTGAGGATGCAGTGGAACTGTGCATACAGGCAGAGTGCTTTGCTGATGCCATCATCTTAGCTATAGCTGGTGGGGAGAAACTTCTAAAGGAGACTCAGAAACGCTACTTTGCCAAGCGTAAGACGAAACTGTCCCTG ctgctttcctctatTGTGCAGCAGAACTGGAAAGATATTGTGTGCACAAGTGATCTACGGAGCTGGAAGGAAGCACTGGCCATCTTGTTAACATACTCAAAGCATGAGGACTATACCCAGCTCTGTG ACATGCTGGGTGCCCGCCTGGAGTCGGAGGGAGGTGCAGCCCTGTCCAGTGACGCCTGCCTCTGCTATATCTCGTCAGGCAATGTGGAGAGGTTGGTGGAATGCTGGGTAAAAAACCATGAGACTTCATCACCCCTGGCCCTGCAG GATCTCATAGAGAAGGTGATGGTGCTGAGCAGGTCCATTGAGATGCTCCGAGGCACAACAGGACAAGCGCCAGGCCCGGTCTTGGCAGAACGAATCACCCAATATGCCAGTCTCCTGGCATCACAAGGGTGCTTGGCAGCTGCAATGAATTACCTGCCCAGCAGCTCTAAAGAG CTCCCGATTGAACAGCTCAGAGACCGACTTTTCCATGCTCAAGGAGAGAATGTGGGTCATCAGCAGCCACCTCCCTTTCCCTACACTCGTGTAAATGTAGGTGTCATCAAACACACATCTCCAGCAGCCAAGGGTAGTTCTGTGCCTGAAGAAGCAGCCCACAAAGCAGATCCCAGGCATCCCGATAAG cCCAACTATCCATCATCACTTGCCCCTTCAGAACCGTCTCAGCCTTCAGTGCCTTCTCTCTTCACGCCTCAGCCAGTGCCAGTGATGTCTCTGACACCTCAGCATGTTGCCCCTCCGCAGCCCAGCACGGGTCCACAGACGAGTGTCTATTCCAGAGGGCCCCCGTACCCACAGTACAACTTGGGCTTGTTTCCAGCAACTGTTCCAGGGCCAG CTGTATCACAGACTCAGCCATTCAGACCAGCAGGAGTCAGACCTATTAGTCCTGCTCACTTCCCCAGCCAGCCTTCTCTGACTGGACAGTCCATGCCTGTGACAGCTCCTGGAGTTCCACCACCTGGACCTGCCCTCTTCACTCCATCCTCAGTCCCATCTTCTCAGCATCCCACAGCTTGTCCTCTGCCTGTGGCAAGCCAGTCTCCTCTAGGTTACTCTTCAGCACCTTTCAACTCCCCCATGAATGTGGGTTACCCTCAGGGAGGTCCTGGAGCTCCATCTACCAAGCCACTGCCAACAGCCAgcattcctcctcctcccataG CTCAGGAACCATGGACTGATTCCTCTGCTACAGGAGGAGgccttcagaagaaaaag ATGCCTGAGAAATTTACTCCTCCAGCCCCCATCACAGCTCCAGTAATGAGCCTGCCCACTGAGCCCCAAGGGGTCCATCCTCAGCTGTCCAGGTTGCAAGAATCTGGCCAGTCACCCCCAGGAGCACCCAAGGAGGGCAGCCCACAG TATCACCAGCTACCTGTGGAGAGGGTTGAGAGGAAGGAGGTGCCCCCTGAGCACCAGGCCCTGAAGGCCACGTTTGAAGGGCTGGTGCAACGCTGCTCTGCTGTCGCCACTGACCCA AAAACACGAAGGAAGCTGGAGGACACGCTGCAGCGTCTGGAGTGTTTGTATGAGAAGCTCCGTGAGCAGGTG CTCTCTCCAGCCATCCTCATGGGTCTTCATGAAATTGCCCGCTGCATTGAGGCCAGGAACTACCAACAGGGACTCCTGGTTCACACCCAAgtggtgagcagcagcagtttcagTGAGGTGTCTGGATTCATGCCCATCCTGAAAGTCCTCATGACCATTGCTGGCAAGCTGAACGTGTAA